A stretch of Myceligenerans xiligouense DNA encodes these proteins:
- a CDS encoding type II toxin-antitoxin system HipA family toxin, which yields MAIRVEVHLPGGRQAHAGELDLHLNTGGALVGSTFRYADDYLRTAGAYALCPELPLTPGPIPSAGDRPMFGTFADCQPDQWGRTLLFHAERNIAQAQDRASVRLTEKDFLLGVQDETRLGALRLSLDGGETFLAPPRADVPDLVNLPALTEAAEAVAEHRGSDRDLRLLVAAGTSMGGARPKVTVRDTDGELWMAKLPRPTDRWDVQAWEYLTLRLASRAGIEIPVARLHRVDGDGGRHSILLTRRFDRLSGGRRVGFLSAESLVQKAFFETIDYRTLAETLADHSGRPSADGHDLFRRVVFTLLVRNVDDHMKNHGFLRRTEGWSLAPLFDVNPDPFSVAESTPLRPMGNRIDREIRVLLDTCGSYGLRLDDARQVVGEVSEATAGWAELARDLSLPEGEITLMAEAFENPNRSEARSLAA from the coding sequence GTGGCGATCCGCGTCGAAGTCCATCTGCCCGGCGGCCGGCAGGCGCACGCCGGCGAACTCGACCTGCACCTCAACACGGGCGGAGCGCTGGTCGGCAGCACGTTCCGGTATGCCGACGACTACCTGCGCACGGCGGGCGCCTACGCGCTGTGCCCGGAGCTGCCGCTGACGCCGGGGCCGATCCCGTCGGCGGGCGACCGGCCGATGTTCGGCACGTTCGCCGACTGCCAGCCCGACCAGTGGGGCCGCACGCTGCTGTTCCACGCGGAACGGAACATCGCCCAGGCCCAGGACCGCGCGTCCGTGCGGCTCACCGAGAAGGACTTCCTGCTCGGCGTGCAGGACGAGACCCGGCTCGGCGCACTGCGCCTCTCGCTCGACGGCGGCGAGACCTTCCTGGCGCCGCCGCGCGCCGACGTGCCCGATCTCGTGAACCTGCCCGCGCTGACGGAGGCCGCGGAGGCCGTCGCGGAGCATCGCGGGTCGGACCGGGACCTGCGGCTGCTGGTCGCCGCCGGCACGTCGATGGGCGGGGCGCGGCCGAAGGTCACGGTGCGCGACACCGACGGCGAGCTGTGGATGGCCAAGCTCCCCCGGCCGACCGACCGCTGGGACGTCCAGGCGTGGGAGTACCTCACGCTGCGGCTCGCGTCGCGGGCAGGCATCGAGATCCCCGTGGCGCGGCTGCACCGGGTGGACGGGGACGGCGGGCGCCACAGCATCCTGCTCACGCGGCGGTTCGACCGGCTGTCCGGCGGCCGGCGGGTCGGGTTCCTGTCGGCGGAGTCCCTGGTGCAGAAGGCGTTCTTCGAGACGATCGACTACCGCACGCTCGCCGAGACGCTCGCCGACCACTCCGGCCGGCCGAGCGCCGACGGGCACGACCTGTTCCGACGGGTCGTGTTCACCCTGCTGGTGCGCAACGTGGACGACCACATGAAGAACCACGGCTTCCTGCGCCGCACCGAGGGCTGGTCGCTGGCCCCGCTGTTCGACGTCAACCCGGACCCGTTCTCGGTCGCGGAGTCCACGCCGCTGCGGCCGATGGGCAACCGGATCGACCGCGAGATCCGGGTCCTGCTGGACACCTGCGGCTCCTACGGGCTACGGCTCGACGACGCGCGGCAGGTGGTCGGCGAGGTGTCGGAGGCGACCGCGGGCTGGGCCGAGCTGGCCCGCGACCTGTCGCTGCCCGAGGGCGAGATCACCCTCATGGCGGAGGCGTTCGAGAACCCCAACCGCAGCGAGGCCCGCAGCCTGGCGGCCTGA
- a CDS encoding helix-turn-helix domain-containing protein translates to MARTSHRTHRDLASIGEHVRNWRKIHGLTAQLVADRAGITRTTLRNIENGTGTVSLENTLAVLRVLGVADAVVGATDPLTTEMGRFHAERTLPQRVRIPG, encoded by the coding sequence ATGGCCCGCACGTCCCACCGAACCCACCGAGATCTCGCCTCGATCGGCGAGCACGTCCGCAACTGGCGCAAGATCCACGGCCTCACCGCGCAACTCGTCGCGGATCGCGCCGGTATCACCCGCACCACCCTGCGCAACATCGAGAACGGCACGGGCACCGTCAGCCTGGAGAACACCCTCGCGGTGCTCCGGGTCCTGGGAGTGGCTGACGCCGTTGTCGGTGCGACGGACCCGTTGACCACCGAGATGGGGCGCTTCCACGCCGAACGCACCCTCCCGCAGCGCGTGAGGATTCCCGGCTGA
- a CDS encoding serine hydrolase, translating into MVRTGTHSDGMPFVAFHVARASGEVLVAREDDVIVYAASTVKLAVLVAVARELDAGTASPGEELIAARTFTSRAPGAGTFTIEPDDVDEGLPPDGTPMPLADVAERMIVVSSNEATNMLIDRVGLEACNRVLSDAGCADSVLSRLYSDAAAAGTGGPSHLVTARDLARLMGAIVAGRLASAERTAWMLELLSRQTDRQLTSSFPGGVPFGSKSGWVDGIRHDVAFLGEPGPDALVIAVCTRGYENADAEETIKALGAMATVLRGLPPAP; encoded by the coding sequence ATGGTGCGGACCGGAACCCACAGCGACGGCATGCCGTTCGTCGCCTTCCATGTGGCGCGGGCGTCGGGCGAGGTGCTGGTCGCCCGGGAGGACGACGTGATCGTCTACGCGGCGTCGACGGTGAAGCTCGCGGTGCTCGTCGCCGTCGCGCGGGAGCTCGACGCCGGGACCGCGTCGCCCGGCGAGGAACTGATCGCCGCCAGGACGTTCACGTCCCGGGCCCCGGGGGCGGGCACGTTCACGATCGAGCCCGACGACGTCGACGAGGGACTTCCCCCGGACGGCACTCCCATGCCCCTGGCCGACGTCGCCGAGCGGATGATCGTGGTCTCGTCCAACGAGGCCACCAACATGCTGATCGACCGGGTCGGCCTCGAGGCCTGCAACCGGGTGCTGTCGGACGCCGGGTGCGCGGACTCGGTCCTGAGCCGCCTGTACTCCGACGCCGCCGCGGCGGGAACCGGCGGCCCGTCGCACCTCGTCACCGCACGCGACCTCGCCCGCCTGATGGGCGCGATCGTGGCCGGCCGCCTGGCGAGCGCCGAGCGGACGGCCTGGATGCTGGAACTGCTGTCCCGGCAGACGGACCGTCAGCTCACGTCGTCGTTCCCGGGCGGCGTGCCGTTCGGCTCGAAGTCCGGGTGGGTCGACGGGATCCGGCACGACGTGGCCTTCCTCGGCGAGCCGGGCCCGGACGCCCTGGTGATCGCCGTCTGCACGCGCGGCTACGAGAACGCGGACGCGGAGGAGACCATCAAGGCGCTCGGCGCGATGGCGACGGTGCTGCGAGGACTGCCTCCGGCGCCGTGA
- a CDS encoding type 1 glutamine amidotransferase, translated as MTRVLVVRNSEGSGPRRLGGWLADAGVTADVVPAWEGLPDRLDGYDGVVLLGGGYLPDDDAEHPWLPRERALTAEALDRGTPLLGICLGEQLLAHVAGGEVTARSGETERGMCALEVLPEAAGDPLLGQFMTGGGQAGAAPGNGPGVPVPGRMPAGHVLADRTADPRNDPVADRVADRDAAPTAVVPEPLWMLENHEDSVTALPPGATLLVTSPECRVQAFRVGRAAWGLQFHPEAPPDAILRWDEAALAGQGLDRAALASAAQERADQNTTQSRALIHSWTKMLRSVQ; from the coding sequence ATGACGCGTGTGCTGGTGGTGCGGAACTCGGAGGGCTCGGGCCCGCGGCGGCTCGGCGGCTGGCTGGCGGACGCCGGTGTGACCGCCGACGTCGTCCCGGCGTGGGAAGGGCTGCCGGACCGCCTGGACGGGTACGACGGCGTCGTCCTCCTCGGCGGCGGCTACCTGCCCGACGACGACGCCGAGCACCCCTGGCTGCCCCGGGAGCGCGCGCTCACGGCCGAGGCGCTGGACCGCGGGACGCCCCTGCTGGGGATCTGCCTCGGCGAGCAGCTGCTCGCCCACGTCGCGGGCGGCGAGGTGACCGCGCGGTCCGGCGAGACGGAACGCGGCATGTGCGCGCTGGAGGTCCTGCCGGAGGCCGCCGGCGACCCGCTCCTCGGACAGTTCATGACCGGGGGCGGGCAAGCCGGCGCGGCACCGGGAAACGGGCCGGGTGTCCCGGTTCCCGGACGCATGCCGGCAGGTCACGTCCTCGCCGACAGGACGGCGGATCCTCGGAACGACCCCGTTGCCGACCGCGTTGCCGACCGCGACGCCGCCCCGACCGCCGTCGTCCCCGAGCCGCTGTGGATGCTGGAGAACCACGAGGATTCCGTCACGGCGCTGCCGCCCGGCGCGACGCTGCTGGTCACGTCGCCGGAGTGCCGGGTACAGGCGTTCCGGGTCGGGCGAGCGGCATGGGGACTCCAGTTTCACCCGGAGGCGCCACCGGACGCGATCCTCCGCTGGGACGAGGCCGCTCTGGCGGGCCAGGGTCTCGACCGCGCCGCCCTGGCCTCGGCCGCCCAGGAACGCGCCGACCAGAACACCACCCAGTCCCGAGCCCTCATCCACTCCTGGACCAAGATGTTGAGGAGTGTTCAGTAG
- a CDS encoding ABC transporter ATP-binding protein, whose translation MAEPALEVRDLVKHYPVRRGLLRRTAGTVKAVDGVSFGLGRGRTLGLVGESGSGKSTLARVLVGIETPTSGQVLVEGEDMARLSRAGRKQLRREVQMVFQDPYTSLNPRMSVQEIVGEPFAIHGVAPAGGRRAAVGELLELVGLEPAHANRYPHQFSGGQRQRVGIARALALRPRILVCDEPVSALDVSVQGQVINLLEDLQDELGLSYLFVAHDLGVVRHIAHDVAVMYLGRVVERGRETDVYDGALHPYTQALLSAVPEPDPAVRLTDSPAITLEGEPPSPIDPPPGCAFHTRCPLARTLGSKGDGETDRDGGAVSAGMPADGGAARAGTGAVPGRATAAGGAVSAGVPADVARNVPEPCTGSTPVLRPHDGNDAGQPGSRDDDARAGGEPAHLAACHFARTLRAPARVEP comes from the coding sequence ATGGCTGAACCCGCGCTCGAGGTCCGCGACCTCGTCAAGCACTACCCCGTACGCCGTGGCCTGCTGCGTCGCACCGCCGGTACGGTCAAGGCGGTCGACGGCGTCTCGTTCGGCCTCGGCCGGGGGCGGACCCTGGGACTCGTGGGTGAGTCGGGGTCGGGCAAGAGCACGCTCGCGCGCGTGCTGGTCGGGATCGAGACGCCCACCAGCGGTCAGGTGCTCGTGGAGGGCGAGGACATGGCGCGCCTCTCCCGGGCCGGGCGCAAGCAGTTGCGCCGCGAGGTGCAGATGGTGTTCCAGGATCCGTACACCTCGCTGAACCCCCGGATGTCCGTGCAGGAGATCGTCGGTGAGCCGTTCGCGATCCATGGGGTCGCCCCGGCGGGCGGACGTCGCGCCGCCGTGGGTGAGCTGCTGGAACTCGTCGGCCTGGAACCCGCCCACGCGAACCGCTACCCGCACCAGTTCTCGGGCGGCCAGCGGCAGCGCGTCGGCATCGCCCGCGCGCTCGCGCTCCGGCCCAGGATCCTGGTGTGCGACGAGCCGGTCTCCGCACTCGACGTGTCCGTGCAGGGCCAGGTGATCAACCTCCTCGAGGACCTCCAGGACGAGCTGGGCCTGTCGTACCTGTTCGTGGCGCACGACCTGGGTGTCGTACGGCACATCGCGCACGACGTCGCGGTCATGTACCTGGGGCGCGTCGTGGAGCGGGGCCGGGAGACGGACGTCTACGACGGCGCGCTGCATCCCTACACCCAGGCGCTCCTGTCGGCGGTCCCGGAGCCCGACCCGGCCGTGCGGCTGACCGACTCCCCCGCGATCACGCTGGAGGGCGAACCGCCGTCGCCGATCGACCCTCCCCCGGGGTGTGCCTTCCACACCCGCTGCCCCCTGGCCCGGACCCTCGGCAGCAAGGGCGACGGCGAGACCGACCGCGACGGAGGCGCCGTGTCCGCCGGTATGCCTGCCGACGGCGGCGCCGCGCGAGCCGGCACCGGCGCCGTACCGGGCCGCGCGACGGCAGCCGGCGGCGCCGTGTCCGCCGGTGTGCCGGCCGACGTCGCGCGCAATGTTCCCGAGCCGTGCACGGGGTCCACGCCCGTTCTGCGGCCGCACGACGGCAACGACGCCGGTCAGCCCGGCAGTCGTGACGACGACGCACGCGCCGGCGGCGAACCGGCGCACCTGGCGGCGTGTCACTTCGCGCGGACGCTCCGGGCCCCGGCGAGGGTGGAGCCATGA
- a CDS encoding ABC transporter ATP-binding protein, with protein sequence MVDHGDARERHGHGTSSGTPLLEVRDLAVEFRTREGVVRAVDGLSYTVEAGRTLAVVGESGSGKSVSSLAVMGLLPETARVTRGSVRLSGEDLLGLSPREHRSRCGDRIAMVFQDALAALNPVHTVGYQLTEALRRRRGMSRGDARRRAVELLDLVRVPNARGRVRDYPHQFSGGMRQRVLIATALAMDPDVLIADEPTTALDVTVQAQVLRLLAEIQAERRMGLVLITHDLGVVAGVADDVTVMYAGRVVERAPVRETFRTPAHPYTRALLRSIPSAGAGGPGANGGARKRRLAVIPGRPPSPAAPPPGCAFHPRCDLARDRCRSDVPALAAVPAADARETGDDGSTAAHASACHFAAEVLASPALPGSTGRQDAHDSAGTGNLPRASSGGPGTSAPGTGGPPHTGYPGPRGQESQEASDG encoded by the coding sequence GTGGTCGACCACGGTGACGCCCGGGAGCGGCACGGCCACGGCACGTCGTCGGGCACCCCGCTGTTGGAGGTGCGGGATCTGGCCGTCGAGTTCCGCACGCGCGAGGGGGTCGTGCGGGCGGTGGACGGGCTGTCGTACACCGTGGAGGCGGGGCGGACGCTCGCGGTGGTGGGTGAGTCCGGGTCGGGCAAGTCGGTGTCGTCGCTGGCGGTGATGGGCCTGCTTCCGGAGACCGCCCGGGTGACGCGCGGGTCGGTCCGGCTGTCGGGGGAGGACCTGCTGGGCCTGAGCCCGCGGGAGCACCGCAGCCGGTGCGGTGACCGGATCGCGATGGTGTTCCAGGACGCGCTGGCCGCGCTGAACCCGGTGCACACCGTGGGCTACCAGCTCACGGAGGCGCTGCGGAGGCGGCGCGGGATGTCGCGCGGGGATGCCCGGCGCCGCGCGGTGGAACTGCTGGACCTGGTGCGGGTACCGAACGCGCGCGGCCGGGTGCGGGACTACCCGCATCAGTTCTCGGGCGGCATGCGGCAGCGGGTGCTGATCGCGACGGCGCTGGCCATGGACCCGGACGTGCTCATCGCGGACGAGCCGACCACCGCGCTCGACGTCACCGTCCAGGCCCAGGTGCTGCGGCTGCTCGCCGAGATCCAGGCCGAGCGGCGGATGGGCCTGGTGCTCATCACGCACGACCTGGGCGTGGTGGCCGGCGTGGCCGACGACGTCACCGTCATGTACGCGGGGCGTGTCGTGGAGCGGGCGCCGGTCCGGGAGACGTTCCGCACGCCCGCCCACCCCTACACCCGAGCGCTGCTGCGGTCCATCCCGTCGGCGGGTGCGGGCGGCCCGGGAGCGAACGGCGGCGCGCGGAAGCGGCGCCTGGCCGTCATCCCCGGCCGCCCGCCGAGCCCGGCCGCACCGCCACCGGGCTGCGCGTTCCACCCCCGCTGCGATCTGGCCCGCGACCGGTGCCGATCCGACGTGCCGGCCCTGGCCGCCGTCCCCGCGGCGGACGCCCGGGAGACCGGCGACGACGGATCGACAGCCGCGCACGCGTCCGCCTGCCACTTCGCCGCCGAAGTCCTGGCGTCCCCTGCCTTGCCCGGATCGACCGGGCGCCAGGACGCGCACGACTCCGCCGGGACGGGGAACCTCCCCCGTGCGAGCTCCGGTGGTCCGGGCACCAGCGCCCCCGGGACCGGCGGCCCACCGCACACCGGCTACCCCGGCCCCCGCGGCCAGGAGTCCCAGGAGGCGTCCGATGGCTGA
- a CDS encoding ABC transporter permease gives MNGPDTDEGRSGAPSSPPAEAWRALLRRPDTVIAAGVVLFFAVMAAFPRLFTSTSPRTCPIRDARLDPQGWGGAHPLGTDALGCDVLATLVHGVRPSLLLAVVVVGVSLLIGVTLGLLAGYYLGWVDYLVSRAVEVFLVIPLLLAALLVLSLFQGVDLGSGTFEVILLPAVVLILFGWMPYARYVRASTLEAKNLDYVTAARSLGASDPRILVRHVLPNAIGTVTALLPTSVAGVISAEAVLSFLGIGVRPPATSWGIQIEQGSEWVTGGAPHILLAPLICLVATVLALVVLGDALRDALDPRLAR, from the coding sequence ATGAACGGCCCTGACACCGACGAGGGGCGCAGCGGTGCGCCGTCGAGCCCGCCGGCCGAGGCCTGGCGCGCGCTCCTCCGCCGGCCCGACACCGTGATCGCGGCCGGCGTCGTCCTGTTCTTCGCGGTGATGGCCGCGTTCCCGCGGCTGTTCACCAGCACCAGCCCCCGGACGTGCCCGATCCGGGACGCCCGCCTGGACCCGCAGGGGTGGGGCGGCGCGCACCCGCTGGGTACGGACGCTCTGGGCTGCGACGTGCTGGCCACGCTGGTGCACGGTGTGCGGCCGTCGCTGCTGCTGGCCGTGGTCGTGGTCGGTGTCTCGCTCCTCATCGGGGTCACGCTGGGCCTGCTCGCCGGGTACTACCTCGGCTGGGTGGACTACCTGGTGTCGCGGGCCGTCGAGGTGTTCCTCGTGATCCCGCTGCTCCTGGCGGCACTCCTGGTGCTGTCCCTGTTCCAGGGGGTCGACCTGGGCTCGGGGACGTTCGAGGTCATCCTGCTCCCGGCGGTGGTGCTCATCCTGTTCGGCTGGATGCCGTACGCCCGCTACGTGCGGGCCAGCACCCTGGAGGCGAAGAACCTGGACTACGTCACCGCGGCACGCTCCCTGGGGGCCTCGGACCCGCGCATCCTGGTGCGGCACGTGCTGCCGAACGCGATCGGGACGGTCACGGCGCTGCTCCCCACCTCGGTGGCGGGTGTGATCAGCGCGGAGGCGGTGCTGTCCTTCCTGGGCATCGGGGTGCGGCCGCCGGCGACGAGCTGGGGCATCCAGATCGAGCAGGGGTCCGAGTGGGTGACCGGCGGAGCCCCGCACATCCTCCTCGCCCCGCTGATCTGCCTGGTCGCGACCGTGCTGGCGCTCGTGGTGCTGGGCGACGCCCTGCGCGACGCCCTCGACCCGAGGCTGGCCCGATGA